A stretch of alpha proteobacterium HIMB59 DNA encodes these proteins:
- a CDS encoding Uracil-DNA glycosylase (PFAM: Uracil DNA glycosylase superfamily~TIGRFAM: uracil-DNA glycosylase) gives MDTSTIQLHPSWLDHLKDEFQKDYMLLIKQKLLELKKNNIPFYPPGRFLFSAFNLTPLDQVKVVILGQDPYHGPHQAHGLCFSVPDGIKPPPSLINIFKELEDDIDKKMDFSNGNLEHWAKQGVFLLNTTLTVERSKPLSHQKLGWDIFTNKVISTISKARENIVFILWGSFAQSKKELIDSNKHLILTAPHPSPLSAHRGFFGSKPFSKTNNYLESKQIDMINW, from the coding sequence ATGGATACTTCTACCATTCAACTTCACCCTTCTTGGTTAGATCATCTTAAAGATGAGTTTCAAAAAGACTATATGCTACTCATTAAGCAAAAACTTTTAGAATTAAAAAAAAATAATATTCCTTTTTATCCACCGGGAAGATTTCTTTTTAGTGCGTTCAACCTGACGCCCTTAGATCAAGTAAAAGTTGTCATTTTAGGTCAAGATCCTTATCACGGTCCTCATCAAGCACATGGTTTATGCTTTTCCGTACCTGATGGTATAAAACCGCCACCTTCTTTGATTAATATATTCAAAGAGTTAGAAGACGATATTGACAAAAAAATGGATTTCTCTAATGGGAATTTAGAACACTGGGCAAAGCAAGGTGTTTTTTTATTAAATACCACACTTACAGTTGAGAGATCAAAGCCGTTATCTCATCAAAAACTGGGATGGGATATTTTTACAAATAAAGTTATTTCTACGATTAGTAAAGCCCGCGAAAACATAGTTTTTATTCTTTGGGGATCATTTGCTCAAAGCAAAAAAGAATTAATAGATTCGAATAAACACCTAATTTTAACCGCACCCCACCCCTCTCCTTTATCGGCTCATCGCGGTTTTTTTGGCAGCAAACCCTTCTCAAAGACAAATAACTATCTTGAGTCCAAACAAATTGATATGATTAACTGGTAA
- a CDS encoding carbohydrate ABC transporter, ATP-binding protein, CUT1 family (PFAM: ABC transporter; TOBE domain), with amino-acid sequence MAEIEIKNLHKSFGDFIAVKNSNLIIENKEFFVLLGPSGCGKTTTLRMIAGLELPTSGNIYLDKEDVSYLRASQRDIAFVFQLFALYPHLNVRNNLAFPLKMQGYSKQDIETRVMEAAKLLRIDHILKSKTSGLAGGDRQRVALGRALVRRPKAFLMDEPLGTLDAEFRELMCLELRKLHDDIDATTVYVTHDQQEAMSMADRIAVMNDGEILQADSPNIIYNKPKTKFVANFIGSPGMNFMPINQKISPNQNSITVADTTIDIPTQKDGSTSEQNFLGIRPENLKLVSENGIKGNIFGVEYLGSRKILTIETLVGNVKIRVDSDTNVQVNEQVQFNTLNNNQIIFDGSTDKALLSEFIS; translated from the coding sequence ATGGCTGAAATAGAAATTAAAAACTTACATAAATCTTTTGGTGATTTTATAGCAGTTAAAAATTCAAACTTAATTATTGAAAATAAAGAGTTTTTTGTCCTTTTAGGTCCTTCGGGTTGTGGAAAAACTACTACATTAAGAATGATTGCAGGTTTAGAACTGCCTACTTCAGGAAATATCTATCTAGATAAGGAAGACGTTAGTTATTTAAGAGCCTCACAAAGGGATATTGCTTTTGTATTTCAATTATTTGCATTGTACCCACACCTCAATGTTAGAAATAATTTAGCCTTTCCATTGAAGATGCAGGGCTATTCCAAGCAAGATATTGAAACTAGAGTGATGGAGGCAGCTAAACTTCTACGTATTGATCATATTCTTAAATCGAAAACTTCAGGATTAGCGGGAGGTGATCGTCAGCGAGTAGCTTTAGGGAGGGCCTTAGTACGTCGTCCAAAAGCTTTTTTAATGGATGAACCTTTAGGAACTCTGGATGCAGAGTTTAGAGAATTAATGTGTTTGGAGTTAAGAAAGCTTCATGATGATATTGATGCTACGACCGTTTATGTTACTCACGATCAACAAGAGGCCATGTCGATGGCTGATCGTATTGCAGTAATGAATGACGGAGAGATCTTACAAGCTGACTCTCCAAATATTATTTACAATAAACCCAAGACTAAGTTTGTTGCCAATTTTATAGGATCGCCTGGCATGAATTTTATGCCAATTAATCAAAAAATTTCTCCTAATCAAAATAGTATTACCGTTGCAGATACAACAATTGATATCCCAACCCAAAAAGATGGCTCAACATCTGAGCAAAATTTTTTAGGTATAAGGCCAGAAAATTTAAAATTGGTTTCTGAAAATGGGATCAAAGGAAATATTTTTGGAGTTGAATATTTAGGATCAAGAAAAATTTTAACAATAGAAACTCTAGTTGGGAACGTGAAAATTAGAGTTGATAGCGATACAAATGTCCAAGTGAATGAGCAAGTACAATTTAATACACTTAATAATAATCAGATAATTTTTGATGGCTCTACTGATAAAGCCTTACTGAGTGAGTTTATATCCTAA
- a CDS encoding dihydroxyacetone kinase DhaK subunit (PFAM: Dak1 domain~TIGRFAM: dihydroxyacetone kinase, DhaK subunit), translated as MNTADDFLKESLQGFGAAHQDIVSVYYDPNFITRSQPTKKGKVALISGGGSGHEPMHGGLVGHGMLDAACPGFVFSSPTPDQMLAAAEKVDSGAGVLFIVKNYSGDVMNFQMAAEMMQGPNESVLTNDDVAVEDSSFTTGRRGVAATVLVEKIVGSLAESGGTLQECKALGDKVNQNSGSMGVAFSSCTVPAAGKPTFELGADEIEFGVGIHGEPGRRRDKIKPAQDITNELLEAIIEDLKPNSNDETLLFVNGMGGTPLTELYLVFDNAKKLLDSKNIKISRSLVGNYCTSLEMQGASITLTKLDEEIAKHWDSKVHTAAMRWGM; from the coding sequence ATGAATACAGCAGATGACTTTTTAAAGGAAAGTCTTCAGGGTTTTGGAGCTGCTCATCAGGATATAGTAAGTGTTTACTACGACCCTAATTTTATTACTCGATCCCAACCTACTAAAAAAGGTAAAGTAGCATTGATTAGCGGTGGGGGAAGTGGTCATGAACCCATGCATGGTGGATTAGTAGGACATGGAATGCTCGATGCTGCATGTCCTGGTTTTGTGTTTTCTTCTCCTACTCCTGATCAGATGTTAGCTGCAGCAGAAAAAGTTGATAGTGGTGCTGGTGTACTGTTTATTGTGAAAAATTACTCAGGGGATGTCATGAATTTTCAAATGGCTGCTGAAATGATGCAAGGTCCCAATGAGTCTGTTTTAACTAATGACGATGTTGCTGTGGAGGACTCTTCTTTTACTACTGGTCGAAGAGGTGTTGCCGCTACAGTTTTAGTTGAAAAAATTGTTGGATCTTTAGCTGAAAGTGGAGGAACCCTTCAAGAATGTAAAGCCTTAGGAGATAAAGTTAATCAAAATTCAGGATCAATGGGCGTGGCTTTTTCAAGCTGTACTGTTCCTGCTGCAGGTAAACCCACCTTTGAATTAGGAGCAGATGAAATAGAATTTGGAGTGGGTATTCATGGTGAACCAGGTCGAAGAAGAGACAAGATCAAACCCGCTCAAGATATTACCAACGAACTTTTAGAGGCAATTATTGAAGATCTAAAACCCAATTCTAATGATGAGACGCTTCTTTTTGTTAATGGAATGGGAGGGACCCCTTTAACAGAATTGTACTTAGTTTTTGATAATGCGAAAAAGCTCCTTGATAGTAAAAATATCAAAATTTCCAGATCTTTAGTCGGTAACTACTGTACATCTTTAGAAATGCAAGGTGCTTCAATTACTTTAACAAAACTTGATGAAGAGATAGCCAAACATTGGGACTCAAAAGTTCATACCGCTGCGATGCGATGGGGAATGTAA
- a CDS encoding carbohydrate ABC transporter, ATP-binding protein, CUT1 family (PFAM: ABC transporter; TOBE domain), which produces MSTVELQGVTKIFDKTVKALDNITFTVKDGEFFVLLGPTGAGKTTTLRAIAGLEKVDQGKILFDQEDVTTAQPAARDTAFVFQQYSLYPHYKVYDNLAFPLRSPLRKVPEEEINSKVTKIAEMLKISNKLNNKATELSGGEMQRVAIGRALVRDPNIYLMDEPLSSLDAKLRESLRVELKNIQLNLGATILYVTHDQAEATTMADQIGVLENGKIAQIGSPEEIYNNPNSIYVANRLGSPKINIVKNSVLNSTISTNAFQLGLRPEHIKLGQGDLSASVKTVEALGAETVVELDYNGAEILCLYQGSFDGQRGDDIKFAIDQSKVLFFNEDGNKMI; this is translated from the coding sequence ATGTCTACTGTAGAACTCCAAGGCGTCACTAAAATCTTTGATAAGACCGTTAAGGCCTTAGACAACATTACTTTTACTGTGAAAGATGGTGAATTTTTTGTGTTATTAGGACCCACAGGGGCAGGTAAAACTACCACTTTAAGAGCTATTGCGGGTCTAGAAAAAGTAGATCAAGGAAAAATTTTATTTGATCAAGAAGACGTTACCACCGCTCAACCAGCAGCTAGAGATACGGCTTTTGTATTTCAGCAATATTCTCTTTATCCTCATTATAAAGTTTATGACAATTTAGCATTTCCTCTTCGATCCCCTTTACGTAAGGTTCCAGAGGAAGAAATTAATTCCAAAGTTACCAAAATTGCAGAAATGTTAAAAATTTCTAACAAGTTAAATAATAAGGCTACAGAGTTATCGGGAGGAGAAATGCAGCGTGTTGCAATCGGACGAGCTCTAGTCAGAGATCCAAATATCTATTTGATGGATGAACCGCTTTCTTCGCTTGATGCGAAGCTTCGAGAAAGTCTTCGTGTAGAACTTAAAAACATACAATTAAACCTTGGAGCAACTATTTTATATGTTACTCACGATCAAGCTGAGGCTACTACTATGGCAGACCAAATCGGCGTTTTAGAAAATGGTAAAATTGCACAAATCGGATCTCCTGAAGAAATTTACAACAACCCAAATTCTATCTATGTAGCTAATCGATTAGGATCTCCCAAAATAAACATAGTAAAAAATTCAGTACTGAACTCAACAATTTCCACAAATGCTTTTCAATTAGGTTTAAGACCTGAACATATTAAGTTAGGACAAGGGGATCTATCCGCTTCAGTTAAAACAGTTGAGGCTTTGGGCGCAGAGACGGTTGTTGAATTAGATTACAATGGAGCAGAAATTTTGTGTTTATATCAAGGCTCTTTTGATGGTCAACGAGGTGATGATATTAAATTTGCCATTGATCAATCTAAGGTTTTATTTTTTAATGAAGATGGAAATAAAATGATATGA
- a CDS encoding dihydroxyacetone kinase, phosphoprotein-dependent, L subunit (PFAM: DAK2 domain~TIGRFAM: dihydroxyacetone kinase, phosphoprotein-dependent, L subunit), which yields MSINFLISQAKLIQEVIDAHAPEIEKLDQEIGDGDHIFNVQRGIKLVIELEPTIKELPISQALNQIAMKVLSGIGGSSGALFGTLFMTMAKGENIDEGVDYKKAIEIFAQGVEAVKQRGKADVGEKTMMDVLIPVANCLQDGVQNNKEINEILTEAVQVAEKGMLSTKDLLATKGRASFLGERAKGHIDPGARSSQLMIKTVCESVIQK from the coding sequence ATGAGTATCAACTTTTTAATCAGTCAAGCTAAACTAATACAAGAAGTAATTGATGCACACGCGCCTGAAATCGAAAAACTCGATCAAGAAATTGGCGATGGAGATCATATTTTTAACGTTCAAAGAGGCATTAAGCTTGTTATCGAATTAGAACCAACAATTAAAGAACTACCGATTTCTCAGGCTCTTAATCAAATTGCTATGAAAGTCTTATCGGGTATAGGGGGTTCTTCGGGCGCCTTATTTGGAACTTTATTTATGACAATGGCTAAAGGTGAAAATATTGACGAAGGTGTTGATTATAAAAAAGCTATTGAAATATTTGCTCAAGGCGTGGAGGCTGTCAAACAAAGAGGAAAAGCTGATGTAGGTGAAAAAACGATGATGGATGTTTTAATTCCAGTCGCTAATTGTCTACAAGATGGAGTCCAAAATAATAAAGAAATTAATGAAATTTTAACTGAAGCCGTTCAAGTTGCTGAAAAAGGAATGCTATCGACAAAAGATTTACTAGCAACAAAAGGAAGAGCTTCATTTTTAGGCGAACGAGCTAAAGGTCATATCGATCCAGGAGCTCGCTCATCACAATTAATGATCAAGACTGTTTGTGAGTCAGTCATACAAAAATAG
- a CDS encoding carbohydrate ABC transporter membrane protein, 1, CUT1 family (PFAM: Binding-protein-dependent transport system inner membrane component), with protein sequence MKSAVKKFKGLSDKAIAWIFITPTLILLLAINIYPLIYAIRMSFTNFYANKIGREPKFVGLKNYKKILGKEEIWEKMQITAHFVCWTLILQALIGLGLALLLNRKFKGNELLTTLIVLPMMLSPAVVGVFWTYLYNPQVGLFNYVVNFFYDFGVFDMIGSSTLAPWSIVIVDTWMWTPFTMLICLAGLRSIPNYLYEAAEVDRASKWQQFIHITLPSVLPFLLLALLFRGIENFKMFDLVVELTSGGPGSATELASINLKREAFEKWKTGYSSAFAVILFVTIFGFGNVYVKVMNKIKER encoded by the coding sequence CTCTAATTTTATTACTCGCTATTAATATTTATCCACTGATCTATGCGATCAGAATGTCTTTTACCAATTTCTATGCAAATAAAATTGGAAGAGAACCAAAATTTGTTGGATTAAAAAATTATAAAAAAATTCTAGGCAAAGAAGAGATCTGGGAAAAAATGCAGATCACAGCACACTTCGTTTGCTGGACACTTATACTACAGGCACTTATTGGTTTAGGCCTAGCTCTGTTATTAAATCGCAAATTCAAAGGAAATGAACTACTTACAACATTAATAGTTTTACCCATGATGCTTTCACCTGCGGTGGTGGGAGTATTTTGGACTTATTTATATAACCCTCAAGTTGGACTTTTTAATTATGTTGTAAACTTTTTTTATGACTTTGGTGTTTTTGACATGATCGGTTCTAGTACGCTAGCACCTTGGTCGATTGTTATTGTTGACACCTGGATGTGGACTCCCTTTACAATGTTAATCTGTCTTGCGGGTCTGCGATCAATTCCAAATTATCTCTATGAGGCAGCTGAAGTAGACAGGGCGAGTAAATGGCAACAATTTATTCATATTACTTTACCCTCCGTTTTACCCTTTTTGTTACTAGCATTATTGTTTAGGGGAATAGAAAATTTTAAGATGTTTGATTTAGTCGTGGAACTCACGTCAGGTGGGCCAGGTTCGGCAACTGAACTTGCCTCTATTAACTTAAAAAGAGAGGCTTTTGAGAAATGGAAAACCGGCTACAGTTCTGCTTTTGCAGTCATATTATTTGTAACAATTTTCGGTTTCGGGAATGTTTATGTCAAAGTCATGAACAAAATTAAGGAAAGATAA
- a CDS encoding Carbon-nitrogen hydrolase (PFAM: Carbon-nitrogen hydrolase) — MVFMKAQEKMKIGIFQPNINHYSSIESKLTKLEAILKQNDIDLLVLPELFLSFYLSKEQVSKYTNEDIQFFKQKILQLSERYQCHLVYGYPEYENNQKFNSALVAGTQNDIIYNHRKTFLAPNSMEQSLFSKGQNFEIFNIHKIKCSTLICYEFEFPEIVRKLARLGAQLILIPTALIEEFKFVSNEMLKTRAFENQIVMVYANYCGKSDSHDFCGNSAIVNEKGEDVIRLGSEEEFAMAEVNFESQVLRRKRLPYFEDLTKFEV; from the coding sequence ATGGTTTTCATGAAAGCTCAAGAGAAAATGAAAATAGGGATATTTCAACCTAATATTAATCACTACTCAAGTATTGAAAGTAAATTAACAAAGCTAGAGGCTATTTTAAAACAAAATGATATAGATTTATTAGTTTTACCTGAACTTTTTTTAAGTTTTTATTTATCAAAAGAACAAGTTTCCAAATATACAAATGAAGATATTCAGTTTTTTAAACAAAAGATTTTACAATTAAGTGAAAGATATCAATGTCATCTTGTTTATGGCTACCCAGAATATGAAAATAATCAAAAATTTAATAGTGCCCTAGTTGCAGGAACCCAAAATGATATTATCTATAATCATCGGAAAACCTTTTTGGCTCCCAATTCTATGGAGCAGTCATTATTTTCCAAAGGTCAAAATTTTGAAATTTTTAATATACATAAAATTAAATGTTCAACTCTCATTTGTTATGAGTTTGAATTTCCTGAGATAGTAAGAAAATTAGCTAGATTAGGAGCACAGCTCATTCTTATTCCCACAGCTTTGATAGAGGAATTTAAATTTGTTTCTAATGAAATGCTTAAAACGAGGGCCTTTGAAAATCAAATAGTGATGGTCTATGCCAATTATTGTGGGAAATCAGACAGTCATGATTTTTGCGGAAATAGCGCTATTGTAAATGAAAAGGGTGAAGACGTAATTAGACTAGGATCAGAGGAAGAATTCGCTATGGCGGAAGTAAATTTTGAAAGTCAGGTATTGAGACGAAAAAGGTTACCTTATTTTGAGGATTTAACTAAATTTGAAGTCTAA
- a CDS encoding phosphate-starvation-inducible PsiE family protein (PFAM: Phosphate-starvation-inducible E), with protein MKDTVGNFVSFVEKAVILIILVSTITAIIFEILKMIDAQYVELADLLLLFIYVEVIGMVRVYMISNRVRMTYPLFIAITALSRLIILQGKDSNPELLLYEAGAIVLVAIAVVILRLRYIPILRPIEGIDEIPTKDSKKK; from the coding sequence ATGAAAGACACCGTTGGAAACTTTGTTAGCTTTGTTGAAAAAGCAGTCATCCTCATAATTCTAGTATCTACGATCACAGCAATCATTTTTGAAATATTAAAAATGATCGATGCACAATATGTTGAGCTAGCAGATCTTTTATTACTATTTATCTATGTTGAGGTTATTGGGATGGTGAGAGTTTATATGATCTCCAACCGAGTTCGTATGACTTATCCTTTATTTATTGCCATCACAGCACTTTCTCGATTAATCATTTTACAAGGTAAAGACTCTAATCCTGAATTACTACTCTATGAAGCGGGTGCAATTGTTTTGGTCGCTATTGCGGTTGTTATTCTTCGTTTAAGATACATTCCTATTTTACGACCTATCGAGGGTATAGACGAAATACCTACCAAAGACTCTAAGAAAAAGTAA
- a CDS encoding carbohydrate ABC transporter membrane protein, 2, CUT1 family (PFAM: Binding-protein-dependent transport system inner membrane component) — translation MDTSRSPLEPSGFSRKLAATIIIVYMVVTLIPITWIVATSFKSVDSAISYPPEVFFEPSLEGYVNLFTNRSRQPQEYLDSLPPPETWYEELVRSREMVITGPSKFMGRYSNSLIIGFGATFLSVFLGALAAYAFSRFKVPLKDDLMFFILSTRMFPPIAVAVPIFIMYRKLGLGDTHLGMIILYTVVNLSLAVWLLKGFMDEIPKEYEEAAMIDGYSRMQAFFKVVLPQAMTGIAATAIFCMIFSWNEYAFAVLLTQFNAQTAPPFIPTIIGEGGLDWPAIGAGTTLFLIPVMIFTVVLRKHLLRGITFGAVRK, via the coding sequence ATGGATACATCAAGATCTCCGCTAGAACCCTCAGGTTTTTCAAGGAAATTAGCTGCTACAATTATCATTGTTTACATGGTTGTCACTTTAATCCCAATTACCTGGATTGTGGCCACAAGCTTTAAGAGTGTGGATAGTGCTATCTCATACCCCCCAGAAGTGTTCTTTGAGCCCTCTTTAGAAGGATATGTAAATTTATTTACTAATCGTTCTCGACAGCCACAAGAATACTTAGACTCACTTCCTCCTCCTGAAACCTGGTATGAGGAATTAGTTCGAAGCCGAGAGATGGTGATCACTGGGCCATCAAAATTTATGGGGCGTTACTCAAATTCATTGATTATAGGTTTTGGCGCAACTTTCTTATCTGTGTTCTTGGGTGCTTTAGCTGCTTATGCCTTTTCAAGATTTAAAGTTCCACTTAAAGACGATTTAATGTTTTTTATTTTATCAACTCGAATGTTTCCACCTATCGCCGTTGCCGTTCCTATATTTATTATGTATCGAAAATTGGGATTAGGGGATACACATCTTGGAATGATTATTTTATACACTGTTGTAAATCTTAGTTTAGCTGTGTGGTTGTTAAAAGGTTTTATGGATGAAATACCTAAAGAATATGAAGAAGCTGCAATGATTGATGGATACTCACGAATGCAAGCTTTTTTTAAAGTAGTTCTACCTCAAGCCATGACAGGTATCGCGGCAACAGCAATCTTCTGTATGATTTTCTCATGGAATGAATATGCCTTCGCTGTTCTCTTAACACAATTTAATGCCCAAACTGCCCCTCCTTTTATACCAACTATTATAGGAGAAGGTGGACTCGATTGGCCAGCCATTGGGGCGGGTACAACTTTATTTTTAATTCCAGTGATGATTTTCACTGTAGTGCTAAGAAAACATTTACTAAGAGGAATTACCTTTGGAGCGGTGAGAAAATAA
- a CDS encoding Flavin containing amine oxidoreductase (PFAM: Flavin containing amine oxidoreductase), whose translation MKKIAVIGTGLSALSLVHHLPSLDITFFEKSWRPGGRISTRRHQDYAFDHGAHYIKEDHGVLGFNEYLEKINATKVLNGTFCSNIQNQSPIEEKRVIVGQKGIESIPLEFHKKLRYPTEFSTHIKKIESRNHEYFLLTEDKEFGPYDFIFTCIPFEQSKNLLEEFIDYKNIPIPNFDSIWTIMLAFDKRLGSPFQFGYHLNKEISFLMNQNFKHEFFNEECWVVNMRAEWTKEYYNIENYVLEDYVIDKIKKFFGSSSKVIFKKSHRWRYAYCKQSFQELFNKSFIESIDHRLYALGDWCQGPSMQDAWLAGKKLAKHFSELRLQI comes from the coding sequence TTGAAAAAAATTGCCGTTATTGGAACTGGTTTAAGCGCCTTGTCATTAGTGCACCATCTTCCTAGTTTAGATATAACTTTTTTTGAAAAATCTTGGAGGCCTGGAGGCCGTATTAGCACGAGAAGGCACCAAGATTATGCTTTTGATCATGGTGCTCATTATATTAAAGAAGATCATGGGGTCTTAGGTTTCAATGAATATTTAGAAAAAATCAATGCCACAAAAGTTTTAAATGGAACTTTCTGCTCCAATATACAAAACCAATCTCCTATCGAAGAAAAAAGAGTGATAGTTGGCCAAAAAGGAATTGAGTCGATCCCCCTCGAATTTCATAAAAAATTAAGATACCCCACAGAATTTTCTACTCATATTAAAAAGATTGAGTCACGCAACCATGAGTATTTTTTACTGACTGAAGATAAAGAATTTGGTCCTTATGATTTTATTTTTACTTGTATTCCTTTTGAACAATCAAAAAATTTACTTGAGGAATTTATTGATTATAAAAATATTCCTATTCCAAACTTTGACTCCATATGGACTATCATGCTAGCATTTGATAAACGACTTGGTTCTCCTTTTCAATTTGGATACCACCTCAATAAAGAAATTAGTTTTTTGATGAATCAAAATTTTAAACATGAATTTTTTAATGAAGAATGCTGGGTGGTCAATATGAGGGCAGAATGGACTAAAGAGTATTATAATATTGAAAACTATGTCTTAGAAGACTATGTCATTGATAAAATAAAAAAGTTTTTTGGGTCCTCCTCAAAAGTAATATTTAAAAAATCTCATCGATGGAGATATGCTTATTGTAAACAAAGCTTTCAAGAACTCTTTAATAAAAGCTTTATTGAGTCTATTGACCATCGTTTATACGCCTTAGGAGATTGGTGCCAAGGCCCTAGTATGCAGGATGCTTGGTTAGCTGGAAAAAAGTTAGCTAAACACTTCAGCGAACTTAGACTTCAAATTTAG
- a CDS encoding alcohol dehydrogenase, iron-dependent (PFAM: Iron-containing alcohol dehydrogenase) yields MDYLAYQNWTFPVPIRYGPGRINELSEICQNKGIKKPLVVTDNGSKNLKFIENILNDLENNHLKPGLFSNISPNPRDTEILEGKLNFNKGNYDGIIAIGGGSGMDGGKAISLVANNDYDIWDFEWEKTPPVINENNELPPLICIPTTAGTGAETESSAMVTDTKLFVKWCIAHPQQKPIEVILDPKLTLELPKNLTAWTGVDALVHAIEAYVVDDFHPLCDAAAIEGLRLIYPNLPIVYDDPTNLIARGKMLVGSCLAGISFLKGLGFVHAISHMVGAEFDTQHGLTNAIVLPYVLRFNEKVINEKVPVMCQAMNLKKNDFDYFYKSICELLNQLDIPKNLKEIGINESSISSLAEKALKDSAFATNPRTASKEEMEEIIFQSLNSGR; encoded by the coding sequence ATGGATTATCTTGCTTATCAAAATTGGACTTTTCCTGTGCCAATTCGTTATGGTCCTGGTCGTATAAATGAGCTATCTGAAATTTGTCAAAACAAAGGCATCAAAAAACCCTTAGTGGTTACAGATAATGGAAGTAAAAACCTCAAGTTTATTGAAAATATTCTCAATGATTTAGAAAACAATCATCTTAAGCCAGGTCTTTTTTCTAACATCTCACCTAACCCCAGAGATACAGAAATTCTCGAAGGAAAATTAAATTTTAACAAAGGTAACTATGATGGAATTATAGCAATTGGAGGTGGCAGTGGTATGGATGGGGGCAAAGCTATCTCATTGGTAGCCAATAATGATTATGACATTTGGGATTTTGAGTGGGAAAAAACACCCCCGGTGATAAATGAAAATAATGAGCTTCCCCCATTAATCTGTATTCCGACAACAGCAGGAACAGGAGCTGAAACAGAAAGTTCGGCAATGGTAACGGATACTAAGTTATTTGTTAAATGGTGTATTGCCCATCCTCAACAAAAGCCTATAGAGGTTATTTTAGATCCAAAGTTAACTCTTGAGTTGCCTAAAAACTTAACAGCATGGACAGGCGTTGATGCTTTAGTTCATGCAATTGAAGCCTATGTTGTTGATGATTTTCATCCCCTGTGTGATGCGGCCGCTATTGAAGGTTTACGTTTAATATATCCAAACTTACCAATCGTATATGACGATCCAACTAATCTTATAGCTAGAGGAAAAATGCTAGTTGGTTCTTGTCTTGCAGGAATATCTTTTTTAAAAGGATTAGGATTTGTTCATGCGATCTCTCATATGGTGGGGGCTGAATTTGATACCCAACACGGATTAACCAATGCTATCGTACTCCCATACGTACTAAGGTTTAATGAAAAAGTGATCAATGAAAAAGTTCCTGTTATGTGCCAAGCAATGAATTTAAAAAAGAATGATTTTGATTATTTTTATAAATCAATCTGCGAGTTATTAAATCAGCTCGACATACCTAAAAACTTAAAAGAAATTGGTATCAATGAGTCCTCTATAAGCTCTTTGGCTGAGAAGGCCTTAAAAGATAGTGCTTTTGCAACAAATCCTAGAACCGCATCTAAAGAGGAGATGGAAGAAATAATTTTTCAATCTTTAAATTCAGGAAGGTAA
- a CDS encoding rhodanese-like protein (PFAM: Rhodanese-like domain), giving the protein MKTFLELLEQANSEINQISCTELKQELGSDNLVIVDVRSKEIIQSDGIIEGSVNIPRGMLEFHADQREENPFRRTELDPNKKIVLYCGAGGQSALSSKTLQDMGFSNIFNLNGGTNAWVEAGFELKK; this is encoded by the coding sequence ATGAAAACATTTTTAGAACTTTTAGAGCAAGCTAATTCAGAAATTAATCAAATTTCTTGTACTGAATTAAAACAAGAACTTGGAAGTGATAATTTAGTTATTGTGGATGTCAGATCTAAGGAAATTATTCAATCAGATGGTATTATTGAGGGTTCTGTTAATATTCCTCGAGGGATGCTGGAATTCCATGCTGATCAAAGAGAAGAAAACCCATTTCGCCGTACTGAGCTAGATCCTAATAAAAAAATTGTCTTATATTGCGGAGCTGGAGGACAATCAGCACTTTCTTCAAAAACACTGCAAGATATGGGGTTTAGTAATATTTTTAATCTCAATGGTGGAACTAATGCTTGGGTTGAAGCTGGCTTTGAACTTAAGAAATAA